The following are encoded together in the Peromyscus leucopus breed LL Stock chromosome 1, UCI_PerLeu_2.1, whole genome shotgun sequence genome:
- the Dennd2b gene encoding DENN domain-containing protein 2B isoform X4, producing the protein MTMTANKNSSINHGAGGTKAPRETLSRSQSVSPPPVLYPPRSPIYPLSDSETSACRYPSHSNSQVLLKDRHPRSPSLLGPQDPSPETSPPTCTLKATSFSYLDRTPSTRKRKDQKETVLGAAQDVEGVTACLPLAQSTPFLGPAAGPRNILLTCTGTRAHNLGIREKISAWEGRREASPRMNLCGEKREGSGSEWAASEGCPSVGCPSVVPSPCSSEKTFDFKGLRRMSRTFSECSYPETEEEGEALPVRDSIYRLEKRPGRNEPGALLRGHGSRKESSAVLSRIQKIEQALKEQPGRGLPQLPSSCYSVDHGRRKTGTMGTLEEPTGSTSLSSSSRAGGVAGIVGEAGPPLDREGSGPMKSGTPGNSPSPQLLPSKSSPDPVNPVPKPKRTFEYEADKNPKTKPSNGLPPSPIPAAPPPLPSTPAPPVTRRPKKDMRGHRKSQNRKSFEFEDASSLQSLYPSSPTENGTESQPKFGSKSTLEENAYEDIVGELPKENPYEDVDLKNRRAGRKSQQLSENSLDSLHRMWSPQDRKYNNPPMQLSLKPSSQSLRSGNWSERKSHRLPRLPKRHSHDDMMLLAQLSLPSSPSSLNEDSLSTTSELLSSRRARRIPKLVQRINSIYNAKRGKKRLKKLSMSSLETASLRDENSESESDSDDRFKAIVHGEWLLRLLAHTQRLVHIQSMLKRAPSYRTLELELLEWQERELFEYFVVVSLKKKPSRNTYLPEVSYQFPKLDRPTKQMREAEERLKAIPQFCFPDAKDWLPVSEYSSETFSFMLTGEDGSRRFGYCRRLLPSGKGPRLPEVYCVISRLGCFGLFSKVLDEVERRRGISAALVYPFMRSLMESPFPAPGKTIKVKTFLPGAGNEVLELRRPMDSRLEHVDFECLFTCLSVRQLIRIFASLLLERRVIFVADKLSTLSSCSHAVVALLYPFSWQHTFIPVLPASMIDIVCCPTPFLVGLLSSSLPKLKELPVEEALMVNLGSDRFIRQMDDEDTLLPRKLQAALEQALERKNELISQDSDSDSDDECNTLNGLVSEVFIRFFVETVGHYSLFLTHSEKGERAFQREAFRKSVASKSIRRFLEVFMESQMFAGFIQDRELRKCRAKGLFEQRVEQYLEELPDTEQSGMNKFLRGLGNKMKFLHKKN; encoded by the exons GTCTCAGTCAGTCTCTCCACCTCCAGTTTTGTACCCTCCAAGAAGTCCCATCTACCCACTCAGTGATAGTGAAACCTCAGCCTGCAGGTACCCCAGCCATTCTAACTCCCAGGTGCTCCTCAAGGACCGGCATCCTCGCAGCCCTTCACTCTTAGGTCCTCAAGATCCCTCCCCAGAGACTTCACCACCCACCTGTACCCTCAAGGCTACCAGCTTCAGTTATTTGGACAGAACCCCTTCAACACGCAAGAGAAAGGACCAAAAGGAGACTGTCCTGGGTGCAGCCCAGGATGTAGAGGGTGTGACTGCTTGCCTCCCACTTGCCCAGAGCACCCCATTCTTAGGGCCAGCGGCTGGCCCGCGGAATATCTTACTGACTTGCACTGGTACCCGAGCCCATAACCTGGGCATCCGGGAGAAGATTTCAGCATGGGAAGGTCGCCGAGAGGCTTCACCCAGGATGAATCTGTGTGGAGAGAAGCGGGAAGGCTCTGGGAGCGAGTGGGCAGCCAGTGAGGGCTGCCCCAGTGTGGGCTGTCCCAGTGTGGTGCCATCTCCCTGCAGCTCAGAAAAGACCTTTGATTTTAAAGGCCTCCGGAGAATGAGCAGGACCTTCTCTGAGTGTTCCTACcctgagacagaggaggagggagaggcactCCCTGTGCGGGACTCTATATACCGGCTGGAGAAGCGGCCAGGCCGGAATGAGCCCGGTGCCTTGCTCAGGggtcatggcagcaggaaagaGAGCTCAGCAGTGCTGAGCCGGATCCAGAAAATTGAGCAAGCCCTAAAGGAGCAGCCTGGCCGGGGtcttccccagctccccagcaGCTGCTACAGTGTAGACCATGGGAGGAGGAAGACTGGAACCATGGGCACCTTGGAGGAGCCAACAGGGAGTACAAGTTTGAGCTCCAGCAGCAGGGCAGGAGGAGTAGCTGGAATTGTGGGGGAGGCAGGCCCACCTCTGGACAGGGAAGGCAGTGGTCCCATGAAGTCAGGGACCCCTGGAAATAGCCCTAGCCCACAGCTGCTGCCTTCAAAGAGCTCTCCTGATCCTGTGAACCCTGTCCCCAAACCCAAGCGTACCTTTGAATACGAGGCTGACAAGAACCCCAAGACTAAGCCAAGTAATGGTCTACCTCCTTCACCTATACCTGCTGCTCCACCCCCCTTGCCTTCCACACCAGCCCCACCAGTCACCCGGAGACCAAAGAAGGACATGCGTGGTCACCGGAAGTCACAGAACAG AAAATCCTTTGAGTTTGAGGATGCATCCAGTCTCCAGTCCCTGTATCCCTCTTCTCCCACTGAGAATGGTACTGAGAGTCAACCCAAGTTTGGATCCAAAAGCACTTTAGAAGagaatgcctatgaagatattgTGG GAGAGCTTCCCAAGGAAAACCCCTATGAGGATGTGGACCTAAAGAACCGAAGAGCTGGAAGAAAATCTCAGCAGCTGTCTGAGAACTCCTTGGACTCTTTGCACAGGATGTGGAGTCCCCAAGACAGGAAATACAACAACCCACCCATGCAG CTGTCCCTGAAACCCAGCAGTCAGTCCCTGCGCAGTGGGAACTGGTCAGAAAGGAAGAGCCATCGTTTGCCACGATTACCCAAGAGGCATAGCCATGATGACATGATGCTGCTGGCTCAGCTGAGCCTGCCATCTTCACCCTCCAGCCTCAATGAGGATAGCCTCAGCACCACAAGTGAGCTGCTGTCCAGCCGCAGGGCCCGCCGAATTCCCAAG CTTGTCCAAAGAATTAACTCTATCTATAAtgccaagagaggaaagaagagattaaaaaaactGTCTATGTCCAGCCTTGAGACAGCATCGTTGAGAG atgaGAACAGTGAAAGCGAGAGCGACTCTGACGACAGGTTCAAAG CCATTGTCCATGGAGAGTGGTTACTACGTTTGCTTG CCCACACACAGCGCTTGGTCCACATCCAGTCCATGCTGAAGCGTGCGCCCAGCTATCGGACACTAGAGCTGGAGCTACTTGAATGGCAGGAACGGGAGCTCTTTGAGTACTTCGTGGTTGTGTCCCTCAAGAAGAAGCCATCCCGGAACACCTACCTCCCGGAAGTCTCCTACCAGTTTCCCAAG CTGGACCGACCCACCAAGCAGATGCGGGAGGCAGAAGAAAGACTCAAAGCTATTCCCCAGTTTTGCTTTCCAGATGCCAAAGACTGGCTCCCTGTGTCAGAGTACAGCAG TGAGACCTTTTCTTTCATGCTGACTGGGGAAGATGGCAGCAGACGCTTTGGCTATTGTAGGCGCTTACTG CCAAGTGGGAAAGGGCCTCGGTTACCAGAGGTGTACTGTGTCATCAGCCGCCTAGGCTGCTTCGGCTTGTTTTCCAAG GTCCTAGATGAGGTGGAGCGCCGGCGTGGGATCTCAGCTGCACTGGTCTACCCCTTTATGAGAAGTCTCATGGAGTCGCCTTTTCCAGCCCCAGGGAAAACCATCAAAGTGAAGACATTCCTGCCTGGTGCTGGCAATGAG GTGTTAGAGCTGCGGAGGCCCATGGACTCTCGGCTGGAGCACGTGGACTTCGAGTGCCTTTTCACCTGCCTCAGCGTACGCCAGCTTATCCGAATCTTTGCCTCGTTGCTGTTGGAGCGCAGGGTCATTTTTGTAGCAGATAAGCTCAG TACCCTGTCCAGCTGCTCTCACGCGGTGGTGGCCTTGCTCTACCCCTTCTCCTGGCAGCACACCTTCATTCCTGTCCTCCCAGCCTCCATGATTGACATTGTCTGCTGTCCCACCCCTTTCCTGGTTGGCCTgctctccagctcccttcccaAACTAAAGGAGCTACCAGTGGAAGAG GCACTGATGGTGAATCTGGGATCTGACCGATTCATCCGACAG ATGGATGATGAAGACACGTTGTTACCTAGGAAGTTACAAGCTGCTCTGGAGCAGGCTCTGGAGAGGAAGAACGAGCTGATCTCCCAGGACTCTGACAGTGACTCCGATGATG aATGTAATACCCTCAATGGACTGGTATCAGAAGTGTTTATCCGGTTCTTTGTGGAGACTGTGGGGCACTACTCCCTCTTTCTGACACACAGTGAGAAGGGGGAAAGGGCCTTTCAGCGAGAGGCCTTCCGAAAGTCTGTGGCCTCCAAAAGCATCCGCCGTTTTCTTGAGGTTTTTATGGAGTCTCAGATGTTTGCTGGATTCATCCAAGACCGGGAGCTAAGAAAGTGCCGGGCAAAGG GCCTCTTCGAGCAGCGAGTGGAGCAGTATCTAGAAGAGCTCCCTGACACTGAGCAGAGTGGGATGAACAAGTTTCTCCGTGGCTTGG GCAACAAGATGAAGTTCCTCCACAAGAAGAATTAA
- the Dennd2b gene encoding DENN domain-containing protein 2B isoform X3 has protein sequence MPSPSFCLDTRGFRALGLQKAEMTMTANKNSSINHGAGGTKAPRETLSRSQSVSPPPVLYPPRSPIYPLSDSETSACRYPSHSNSQVLLKDRHPRSPSLLGPQDPSPETSPPTCTLKATSFSYLDRTPSTRKRKDQKETVLGAAQDVEGVTACLPLAQSTPFLGPAAGPRNILLTCTGTRAHNLGIREKISAWEGRREASPRMNLCGEKREGSGSEWAASEGCPSVGCPSVVPSPCSSEKTFDFKGLRRMSRTFSECSYPETEEEGEALPVRDSIYRLEKRPGRNEPGALLRGHGSRKESSAVLSRIQKIEQALKEQPGRGLPQLPSSCYSVDHGRRKTGTMGTLEEPTGSTSLSSSSRAGGVAGIVGEAGPPLDREGSGPMKSGTPGNSPSPQLLPSKSSPDPVNPVPKPKRTFEYEADKNPKTKPSNGLPPSPIPAAPPPLPSTPAPPVTRRPKKDMRGHRKSQNRKSFEFEDASSLQSLYPSSPTENGTESQPKFGSKSTLEENAYEDIVGELPKENPYEDVDLKNRRAGRKSQQLSENSLDSLHRMWSPQDRKYNNPPMQLSLKPSSQSLRSGNWSERKSHRLPRLPKRHSHDDMMLLAQLSLPSSPSSLNEDSLSTTSELLSSRRARRIPKLVQRINSIYNAKRGKKRLKKLSMSSLETASLRDENSESESDSDDRFKAIVHGEWLLRLLAHTQRLVHIQSMLKRAPSYRTLELELLEWQERELFEYFVVVSLKKKPSRNTYLPEVSYQFPKLDRPTKQMREAEERLKAIPQFCFPDAKDWLPVSEYSSETFSFMLTGEDGSRRFGYCRRLLPSGKGPRLPEVYCVISRLGCFGLFSKVLDEVERRRGISAALVYPFMRSLMESPFPAPGKTIKVKTFLPGAGNEVLELRRPMDSRLEHVDFECLFTCLSVRQLIRIFASLLLERRVIFVADKLSTLSSCSHAVVALLYPFSWQHTFIPVLPASMIDIVCCPTPFLVGLLSSSLPKLKELPVEEMDDEDTLLPRKLQAALEQALERKNELISQDSDSDSDDECNTLNGLVSEVFIRFFVETVGHYSLFLTHSEKGERAFQREAFRKSVASKSIRRFLEVFMESQMFAGFIQDRELRKCRAKGLFEQRVEQYLEELPDTEQSGMNKFLRGLGNKMKFLHKKN, from the exons GTCTCAGTCAGTCTCTCCACCTCCAGTTTTGTACCCTCCAAGAAGTCCCATCTACCCACTCAGTGATAGTGAAACCTCAGCCTGCAGGTACCCCAGCCATTCTAACTCCCAGGTGCTCCTCAAGGACCGGCATCCTCGCAGCCCTTCACTCTTAGGTCCTCAAGATCCCTCCCCAGAGACTTCACCACCCACCTGTACCCTCAAGGCTACCAGCTTCAGTTATTTGGACAGAACCCCTTCAACACGCAAGAGAAAGGACCAAAAGGAGACTGTCCTGGGTGCAGCCCAGGATGTAGAGGGTGTGACTGCTTGCCTCCCACTTGCCCAGAGCACCCCATTCTTAGGGCCAGCGGCTGGCCCGCGGAATATCTTACTGACTTGCACTGGTACCCGAGCCCATAACCTGGGCATCCGGGAGAAGATTTCAGCATGGGAAGGTCGCCGAGAGGCTTCACCCAGGATGAATCTGTGTGGAGAGAAGCGGGAAGGCTCTGGGAGCGAGTGGGCAGCCAGTGAGGGCTGCCCCAGTGTGGGCTGTCCCAGTGTGGTGCCATCTCCCTGCAGCTCAGAAAAGACCTTTGATTTTAAAGGCCTCCGGAGAATGAGCAGGACCTTCTCTGAGTGTTCCTACcctgagacagaggaggagggagaggcactCCCTGTGCGGGACTCTATATACCGGCTGGAGAAGCGGCCAGGCCGGAATGAGCCCGGTGCCTTGCTCAGGggtcatggcagcaggaaagaGAGCTCAGCAGTGCTGAGCCGGATCCAGAAAATTGAGCAAGCCCTAAAGGAGCAGCCTGGCCGGGGtcttccccagctccccagcaGCTGCTACAGTGTAGACCATGGGAGGAGGAAGACTGGAACCATGGGCACCTTGGAGGAGCCAACAGGGAGTACAAGTTTGAGCTCCAGCAGCAGGGCAGGAGGAGTAGCTGGAATTGTGGGGGAGGCAGGCCCACCTCTGGACAGGGAAGGCAGTGGTCCCATGAAGTCAGGGACCCCTGGAAATAGCCCTAGCCCACAGCTGCTGCCTTCAAAGAGCTCTCCTGATCCTGTGAACCCTGTCCCCAAACCCAAGCGTACCTTTGAATACGAGGCTGACAAGAACCCCAAGACTAAGCCAAGTAATGGTCTACCTCCTTCACCTATACCTGCTGCTCCACCCCCCTTGCCTTCCACACCAGCCCCACCAGTCACCCGGAGACCAAAGAAGGACATGCGTGGTCACCGGAAGTCACAGAACAG AAAATCCTTTGAGTTTGAGGATGCATCCAGTCTCCAGTCCCTGTATCCCTCTTCTCCCACTGAGAATGGTACTGAGAGTCAACCCAAGTTTGGATCCAAAAGCACTTTAGAAGagaatgcctatgaagatattgTGG GAGAGCTTCCCAAGGAAAACCCCTATGAGGATGTGGACCTAAAGAACCGAAGAGCTGGAAGAAAATCTCAGCAGCTGTCTGAGAACTCCTTGGACTCTTTGCACAGGATGTGGAGTCCCCAAGACAGGAAATACAACAACCCACCCATGCAG CTGTCCCTGAAACCCAGCAGTCAGTCCCTGCGCAGTGGGAACTGGTCAGAAAGGAAGAGCCATCGTTTGCCACGATTACCCAAGAGGCATAGCCATGATGACATGATGCTGCTGGCTCAGCTGAGCCTGCCATCTTCACCCTCCAGCCTCAATGAGGATAGCCTCAGCACCACAAGTGAGCTGCTGTCCAGCCGCAGGGCCCGCCGAATTCCCAAG CTTGTCCAAAGAATTAACTCTATCTATAAtgccaagagaggaaagaagagattaaaaaaactGTCTATGTCCAGCCTTGAGACAGCATCGTTGAGAG atgaGAACAGTGAAAGCGAGAGCGACTCTGACGACAGGTTCAAAG CCATTGTCCATGGAGAGTGGTTACTACGTTTGCTTG CCCACACACAGCGCTTGGTCCACATCCAGTCCATGCTGAAGCGTGCGCCCAGCTATCGGACACTAGAGCTGGAGCTACTTGAATGGCAGGAACGGGAGCTCTTTGAGTACTTCGTGGTTGTGTCCCTCAAGAAGAAGCCATCCCGGAACACCTACCTCCCGGAAGTCTCCTACCAGTTTCCCAAG CTGGACCGACCCACCAAGCAGATGCGGGAGGCAGAAGAAAGACTCAAAGCTATTCCCCAGTTTTGCTTTCCAGATGCCAAAGACTGGCTCCCTGTGTCAGAGTACAGCAG TGAGACCTTTTCTTTCATGCTGACTGGGGAAGATGGCAGCAGACGCTTTGGCTATTGTAGGCGCTTACTG CCAAGTGGGAAAGGGCCTCGGTTACCAGAGGTGTACTGTGTCATCAGCCGCCTAGGCTGCTTCGGCTTGTTTTCCAAG GTCCTAGATGAGGTGGAGCGCCGGCGTGGGATCTCAGCTGCACTGGTCTACCCCTTTATGAGAAGTCTCATGGAGTCGCCTTTTCCAGCCCCAGGGAAAACCATCAAAGTGAAGACATTCCTGCCTGGTGCTGGCAATGAG GTGTTAGAGCTGCGGAGGCCCATGGACTCTCGGCTGGAGCACGTGGACTTCGAGTGCCTTTTCACCTGCCTCAGCGTACGCCAGCTTATCCGAATCTTTGCCTCGTTGCTGTTGGAGCGCAGGGTCATTTTTGTAGCAGATAAGCTCAG TACCCTGTCCAGCTGCTCTCACGCGGTGGTGGCCTTGCTCTACCCCTTCTCCTGGCAGCACACCTTCATTCCTGTCCTCCCAGCCTCCATGATTGACATTGTCTGCTGTCCCACCCCTTTCCTGGTTGGCCTgctctccagctcccttcccaAACTAAAGGAGCTACCAGTGGAAGAG ATGGATGATGAAGACACGTTGTTACCTAGGAAGTTACAAGCTGCTCTGGAGCAGGCTCTGGAGAGGAAGAACGAGCTGATCTCCCAGGACTCTGACAGTGACTCCGATGATG aATGTAATACCCTCAATGGACTGGTATCAGAAGTGTTTATCCGGTTCTTTGTGGAGACTGTGGGGCACTACTCCCTCTTTCTGACACACAGTGAGAAGGGGGAAAGGGCCTTTCAGCGAGAGGCCTTCCGAAAGTCTGTGGCCTCCAAAAGCATCCGCCGTTTTCTTGAGGTTTTTATGGAGTCTCAGATGTTTGCTGGATTCATCCAAGACCGGGAGCTAAGAAAGTGCCGGGCAAAGG GCCTCTTCGAGCAGCGAGTGGAGCAGTATCTAGAAGAGCTCCCTGACACTGAGCAGAGTGGGATGAACAAGTTTCTCCGTGGCTTGG GCAACAAGATGAAGTTCCTCCACAAGAAGAATTAA
- the Dennd2b gene encoding DENN domain-containing protein 2B isoform X1, translated as MPSPSFCLDTRGFRALGLQKAEMTMTANKNSSINHGAGGTKAPRETLSRSQSVSPPPVLYPPRSPIYPLSDSETSACRYPSHSNSQVLLKDRHPRSPSLLGPQDPSPETSPPTCTLKATSFSYLDRTPSTRKRKDQKETVLGAAQDVEGVTACLPLAQSTPFLGPAAGPRNILLTCTGTRAHNLGIREKISAWEGRREASPRMNLCGEKREGSGSEWAASEGCPSVGCPSVVPSPCSSEKTFDFKGLRRMSRTFSECSYPETEEEGEALPVRDSIYRLEKRPGRNEPGALLRGHGSRKESSAVLSRIQKIEQALKEQPGRGLPQLPSSCYSVDHGRRKTGTMGTLEEPTGSTSLSSSSRAGGVAGIVGEAGPPLDREGSGPMKSGTPGNSPSPQLLPSKSSPDPVNPVPKPKRTFEYEADKNPKTKPSNGLPPSPIPAAPPPLPSTPAPPVTRRPKKDMRGHRKSQNRKSFEFEDASSLQSLYPSSPTENGTESQPKFGSKSTLEENAYEDIVGELPKENPYEDVDLKNRRAGRKSQQLSENSLDSLHRMWSPQDRKYNNPPMQLSLKPSSQSLRSGNWSERKSHRLPRLPKRHSHDDMMLLAQLSLPSSPSSLNEDSLSTTSELLSSRRARRIPKLVQRINSIYNAKRGKKRLKKLSMSSLETASLRDENSESESDSDDRFKAIVHGEWLLRLLAHTQRLVHIQSMLKRAPSYRTLELELLEWQERELFEYFVVVSLKKKPSRNTYLPEVSYQFPKLDRPTKQMREAEERLKAIPQFCFPDAKDWLPVSEYSSETFSFMLTGEDGSRRFGYCRRLLPSGKGPRLPEVYCVISRLGCFGLFSKVLDEVERRRGISAALVYPFMRSLMESPFPAPGKTIKVKTFLPGAGNEVLELRRPMDSRLEHVDFECLFTCLSVRQLIRIFASLLLERRVIFVADKLSTLSSCSHAVVALLYPFSWQHTFIPVLPASMIDIVCCPTPFLVGLLSSSLPKLKELPVEEALMVNLGSDRFIRQMDDEDTLLPRKLQAALEQALERKNELISQDSDSDSDDECNTLNGLVSEVFIRFFVETVGHYSLFLTHSEKGERAFQREAFRKSVASKSIRRFLEVFMESQMFAGFIQDRELRKCRAKGLFEQRVEQYLEELPDTEQSGMNKFLRGLGNKMKFLHKKN; from the exons GTCTCAGTCAGTCTCTCCACCTCCAGTTTTGTACCCTCCAAGAAGTCCCATCTACCCACTCAGTGATAGTGAAACCTCAGCCTGCAGGTACCCCAGCCATTCTAACTCCCAGGTGCTCCTCAAGGACCGGCATCCTCGCAGCCCTTCACTCTTAGGTCCTCAAGATCCCTCCCCAGAGACTTCACCACCCACCTGTACCCTCAAGGCTACCAGCTTCAGTTATTTGGACAGAACCCCTTCAACACGCAAGAGAAAGGACCAAAAGGAGACTGTCCTGGGTGCAGCCCAGGATGTAGAGGGTGTGACTGCTTGCCTCCCACTTGCCCAGAGCACCCCATTCTTAGGGCCAGCGGCTGGCCCGCGGAATATCTTACTGACTTGCACTGGTACCCGAGCCCATAACCTGGGCATCCGGGAGAAGATTTCAGCATGGGAAGGTCGCCGAGAGGCTTCACCCAGGATGAATCTGTGTGGAGAGAAGCGGGAAGGCTCTGGGAGCGAGTGGGCAGCCAGTGAGGGCTGCCCCAGTGTGGGCTGTCCCAGTGTGGTGCCATCTCCCTGCAGCTCAGAAAAGACCTTTGATTTTAAAGGCCTCCGGAGAATGAGCAGGACCTTCTCTGAGTGTTCCTACcctgagacagaggaggagggagaggcactCCCTGTGCGGGACTCTATATACCGGCTGGAGAAGCGGCCAGGCCGGAATGAGCCCGGTGCCTTGCTCAGGggtcatggcagcaggaaagaGAGCTCAGCAGTGCTGAGCCGGATCCAGAAAATTGAGCAAGCCCTAAAGGAGCAGCCTGGCCGGGGtcttccccagctccccagcaGCTGCTACAGTGTAGACCATGGGAGGAGGAAGACTGGAACCATGGGCACCTTGGAGGAGCCAACAGGGAGTACAAGTTTGAGCTCCAGCAGCAGGGCAGGAGGAGTAGCTGGAATTGTGGGGGAGGCAGGCCCACCTCTGGACAGGGAAGGCAGTGGTCCCATGAAGTCAGGGACCCCTGGAAATAGCCCTAGCCCACAGCTGCTGCCTTCAAAGAGCTCTCCTGATCCTGTGAACCCTGTCCCCAAACCCAAGCGTACCTTTGAATACGAGGCTGACAAGAACCCCAAGACTAAGCCAAGTAATGGTCTACCTCCTTCACCTATACCTGCTGCTCCACCCCCCTTGCCTTCCACACCAGCCCCACCAGTCACCCGGAGACCAAAGAAGGACATGCGTGGTCACCGGAAGTCACAGAACAG AAAATCCTTTGAGTTTGAGGATGCATCCAGTCTCCAGTCCCTGTATCCCTCTTCTCCCACTGAGAATGGTACTGAGAGTCAACCCAAGTTTGGATCCAAAAGCACTTTAGAAGagaatgcctatgaagatattgTGG GAGAGCTTCCCAAGGAAAACCCCTATGAGGATGTGGACCTAAAGAACCGAAGAGCTGGAAGAAAATCTCAGCAGCTGTCTGAGAACTCCTTGGACTCTTTGCACAGGATGTGGAGTCCCCAAGACAGGAAATACAACAACCCACCCATGCAG CTGTCCCTGAAACCCAGCAGTCAGTCCCTGCGCAGTGGGAACTGGTCAGAAAGGAAGAGCCATCGTTTGCCACGATTACCCAAGAGGCATAGCCATGATGACATGATGCTGCTGGCTCAGCTGAGCCTGCCATCTTCACCCTCCAGCCTCAATGAGGATAGCCTCAGCACCACAAGTGAGCTGCTGTCCAGCCGCAGGGCCCGCCGAATTCCCAAG CTTGTCCAAAGAATTAACTCTATCTATAAtgccaagagaggaaagaagagattaaaaaaactGTCTATGTCCAGCCTTGAGACAGCATCGTTGAGAG atgaGAACAGTGAAAGCGAGAGCGACTCTGACGACAGGTTCAAAG CCATTGTCCATGGAGAGTGGTTACTACGTTTGCTTG CCCACACACAGCGCTTGGTCCACATCCAGTCCATGCTGAAGCGTGCGCCCAGCTATCGGACACTAGAGCTGGAGCTACTTGAATGGCAGGAACGGGAGCTCTTTGAGTACTTCGTGGTTGTGTCCCTCAAGAAGAAGCCATCCCGGAACACCTACCTCCCGGAAGTCTCCTACCAGTTTCCCAAG CTGGACCGACCCACCAAGCAGATGCGGGAGGCAGAAGAAAGACTCAAAGCTATTCCCCAGTTTTGCTTTCCAGATGCCAAAGACTGGCTCCCTGTGTCAGAGTACAGCAG TGAGACCTTTTCTTTCATGCTGACTGGGGAAGATGGCAGCAGACGCTTTGGCTATTGTAGGCGCTTACTG CCAAGTGGGAAAGGGCCTCGGTTACCAGAGGTGTACTGTGTCATCAGCCGCCTAGGCTGCTTCGGCTTGTTTTCCAAG GTCCTAGATGAGGTGGAGCGCCGGCGTGGGATCTCAGCTGCACTGGTCTACCCCTTTATGAGAAGTCTCATGGAGTCGCCTTTTCCAGCCCCAGGGAAAACCATCAAAGTGAAGACATTCCTGCCTGGTGCTGGCAATGAG GTGTTAGAGCTGCGGAGGCCCATGGACTCTCGGCTGGAGCACGTGGACTTCGAGTGCCTTTTCACCTGCCTCAGCGTACGCCAGCTTATCCGAATCTTTGCCTCGTTGCTGTTGGAGCGCAGGGTCATTTTTGTAGCAGATAAGCTCAG TACCCTGTCCAGCTGCTCTCACGCGGTGGTGGCCTTGCTCTACCCCTTCTCCTGGCAGCACACCTTCATTCCTGTCCTCCCAGCCTCCATGATTGACATTGTCTGCTGTCCCACCCCTTTCCTGGTTGGCCTgctctccagctcccttcccaAACTAAAGGAGCTACCAGTGGAAGAG GCACTGATGGTGAATCTGGGATCTGACCGATTCATCCGACAG ATGGATGATGAAGACACGTTGTTACCTAGGAAGTTACAAGCTGCTCTGGAGCAGGCTCTGGAGAGGAAGAACGAGCTGATCTCCCAGGACTCTGACAGTGACTCCGATGATG aATGTAATACCCTCAATGGACTGGTATCAGAAGTGTTTATCCGGTTCTTTGTGGAGACTGTGGGGCACTACTCCCTCTTTCTGACACACAGTGAGAAGGGGGAAAGGGCCTTTCAGCGAGAGGCCTTCCGAAAGTCTGTGGCCTCCAAAAGCATCCGCCGTTTTCTTGAGGTTTTTATGGAGTCTCAGATGTTTGCTGGATTCATCCAAGACCGGGAGCTAAGAAAGTGCCGGGCAAAGG GCCTCTTCGAGCAGCGAGTGGAGCAGTATCTAGAAGAGCTCCCTGACACTGAGCAGAGTGGGATGAACAAGTTTCTCCGTGGCTTGG GCAACAAGATGAAGTTCCTCCACAAGAAGAATTAA